A window of the Penaeus vannamei isolate JL-2024 chromosome 19, ASM4276789v1, whole genome shotgun sequence genome harbors these coding sequences:
- the anchor gene encoding lysosomal cholesterol signaling protein isoform X5, producing MNTTEDGSAVGGDSTGVPFLEEDTTDLSSVAFSNLYPAVIECFVIILCGYLAGRGNLISQTESKGLNTFVGTFSLPSLIFMSMAQLDFSSVNWLFLLSICISKATVFFLVILITLLVHRPMDFGKAGLFAIFCTQSNDFALGYPIIAALYGKSHPEFASYLYLVAPISLVFLNPIGFIFMEIGKRHKSNQDGEEGSSARRKENGCQMVMYIVRDVLLNPIVLMTAMGIVGNFIFDHKLPNILEGILKVMGQAFSASALFLLGLRMVGKVQTLRGSGLVVPGILIATKTLILPLVTREVVSLLQPGASANETADYSNYGFLYGTFPTAPGVFVFASQYNVAVDLMASAMVACTFLSAPLMFVSAKMVTLVKINPLDYVKELESILFNVSIIGLICAVWVLIIFSLSRKWRKVPHFVTLCLSLSQGVACIGALLWSLLDCNHTWKLYLQFVLFSWGVFSSRLWTAILAITLFLLRWRSLCFVLRLRPFLAIIGWGLPGVLVTVLILMVQQETDVADKHDPNFQYGSAQAVVALLLLWFSLFTTMVCLILHQRHEKRYAQYESLLNLDDPDDPRGSRSARSSAQSSPRSSTVERPKLTSNGVLNGSSIVDMEEMVNYARDPDQFEDHISSDSDSLFSPHDELSTGNRYRNESRERDDISDIVQRHVSSAQLTEPEETMIVRDRDDEFQMMRHVVLLLFLCGSMIVGFALCMWTLVTEEVNGVYVELVFLDIVLNFGQAFFTAAIFGLDSKLIVMPLLKWWRRMCHGAATVKLPTWNDLDSLTRQTCEQFTTYHMDKCIKDIVRDRRWRLKNLPAVFGGKELVDWLLMVGLARDRTDAIKYGRQLLQGRVIRHIDNLHHFHDQPLFYTFNIGDGNNSQ from the exons ATGAACACGACAGAAGATGGCTCGGCAGTGGGAGGAGACTCGACTGGTGTGCCTTTCCTGGAGGAGGATACCACCGACCTCTCCAGTGTGGCCTTCTCCAACCTCTACCCAGCTGTCATTGAGTGCTTTGTCATTATTTTGTGTGG ATATTTGGCTGGCAGGGGCAACCTCATATCACAGACAGAGTCAAAAGGCCTCAACACATTCGTCGGCACGTTTTCTTTGCCCTCGTTAATATTCATGTCTATGGCTCAGCTGGACTTCAG TTCTGTGAATTGGCTCTTTTTGCTATCCATCTGCATCTCAAAGGCCACGGTGTTTTTCTTGGTAATTCTGATAACGCTTCTTGTACACCGCCCTATGGATTTTGGCAAAGCTGGTCTCTTTGCCATTTTTTGCACGCAGAGCAATGACTTCGCTCTGGGATATCCAATTA TTGCTGCACTGTATGGAAAGAGTCATCCAGAATTCGCTTCCTACCTATATTTGGTAGCGCCAATATCTTTGGTCTTCCTAAATCCCATTGGTTTTATATTCATGGAG ATCGGAAAACGCCACAAAAGCAACcaggatggagaggaaggcagTTCTGCTCGGCGAAAAGAGAACGGTTGTCAGATGGTCATGTATATTGTCCGAGACGTTCTCCTAAACCCGATTGTGCTCATGACTGCTATGGGCATTGTTGGAAATTTCATCTTTGATCATAAGTTGCCCAATATCCTTGAAGGAATCTTGAAG gtGATGGGTCAGGCTTTCTCTGCTTCTGCCCTATTTCTCCTTGGCCTGAGGATGGTGGGGAAAGTCCAGACCTTGAGAGGATCAGGACTCGTTGTGCCGGGCATTCTTATTGCCACAAAAAC GTTGATCCTCCCCTTGGTCACGCGGGAAGTGGTGAGTTTGCTGCAGCCTGGTGCTTCTGCCAATGAGACAGCAGATTACAGCAACTATGGGTTCCTCTATGGCACCTTCCCAACAGCTCCGGGGGTCTTTGTGTTCGCATCACAGTATAACGTTGCTGTTGATCtg ATGGCCAGTGCAATGGTTGCGTGCaccttcctctctgctcctctgaTGTTCGTGTCTGCGAAGATGGTCACCCTTGTAAAGATCAACCCCCTGGATTATGTGAAGGAGTTGGAGTCAATCCTTTTCAATGTCAGCATTATTGGACTCATTTGTGCT GTGTGGGTGCTGATCATTTTTTCATTGAGTCGGAAGTGGCGTAAGGTCCCTCATTTCGTCACGCTGTGTTTGTCGTTATCGCAGGGTGTGGCTTGTATTG GTGCCTTGCTGTGGTCATTGTTGGACTGCAACCATACATGGAAGCTGTATCTCCAATTTGTCCTCTTCTCATGGGGTGTTTTCTCATCCCGCTTGTGGACAGCAATCCTGGCCATTACACTGTTCCTTCTGCGCTGGCGGTCTCTGTGCTTTGTGCTTCGACTCAGGCCTTTCCTTGCTATTATTGGATGGGG ACTGCCTGGTGTACTTGTGACAGTACTGATTCTGATGGTTCAGCAAGAGACAGATGTAGCTGATAAACATGACCCAAACTTTCAGTATGGCTCAGCACAGGCTGTGGTCGCCTTACTTCTCCTTTGGTTTAGTCTTTTCA CAACAATGGTGTGCCTCATACTCCACCAGAGACATGAGAAGCGGTATGCACAATATGAATCTCTTCTTAATCTGGATGACCCAGACGATCCAAGAGGTTCTCGCTCTGCACGAAGCTCAGCACAAAGCTCTCCTCGATCATCCACAGTTGAACGGCCAAAATTGA CAAGCAATGGTGTATTAAATGGCTCTTCAATTGTTGACATGGAAGAAATGGTAAACTATGCCCGAGACCCAGATCAGTTTGAGGACCATATATCTTCAGACAGTGATAG CCTTTTCAGTCCTCATGATGAACTAAGTACTGGAAATCGTTATCGCAATGAGTCAAGAGAGAGGGACGATATTTCTGACATTGTCCAGCGTCATGTGTCATCTGCCCAGCTGACTGAACCTGAAGAAACCATGATTGTCCGTGATCGTGATGATGAGTTCCAGATGATGAGACATGTGGTTCTGCTACTCTTTTTGTGTGGCTCCATGATAGTG GGTTTTGCTTTGTGTATGTGGACACTCGTAACTGAAGAAGTTAATGGTGTTTATGTTGAGTTGGTCTTCCTGGACATTGTTCTAAACTTTGGCCAAGCATTCTTCACAGCAGCTATCTTTGGCCTTGACTCCAAGTTGATTGTCATGCCTCTTCTGAAATG GTGGCGACGCATGTGTCATGGGGCAGCAACAGTCAAACTTCCAACATGGAATGACCTCGATTCCTTAACCAGGCAGACATGCGAACAGTTCACAACATACCACATGGACAAGTGCATCAAAGACATTGTCCGGGATAGAAG GTGGAGACTTAAGAACTTGCCAGCAGTCTTCGGAGGGAAGGAACTTGTCGATTGGCTACTGATGGTTGGACTGGCTCGAGACCGTACTGATGCCATCAAATATGGCCGGCAGCTGCTCCAGGGCCGTGTTATCCGGCACATTGATAACCTTCACCACTTCCACGACCAGCCTTTGTTCTACACTTTTAATATCGGGGATGGGAATAATAGCCAGTGA